The following are encoded in a window of Candidatus Spechtbacterales bacterium genomic DNA:
- a CDS encoding site-2 protease family protein has protein sequence MDGGFIIFAIYIIILLFSVVLHEVSHGAVANYLGDPTARMMGRLTLNPLPHLDMFGSVILPLLLAIPIFFGMPAIIFGWAKPVPYNPNNLRYKKWGPALVGGAGPATNIFLALVFGLALRFIMPLPAGSPLTGAVIVFFAITYINLLLAIFNMVPIPPLDGSKLMFSMFNVPYKTRMFLEQNGFLLLLLFIFFGFKIILPLIEGAFVLITGINSGTFM, from the coding sequence ATGGATGGAGGCTTTATAATATTTGCAATATATATAATTATACTTTTGTTTTCTGTTGTTTTGCATGAAGTATCTCATGGCGCGGTCGCCAACTATCTTGGTGATCCCACCGCAAGAATGATGGGGCGTCTTACCTTGAACCCTCTTCCGCATTTGGATATGTTTGGTTCGGTTATCCTACCGCTTCTTTTGGCTATACCTATATTTTTTGGGATGCCGGCTATAATATTCGGCTGGGCGAAACCGGTGCCGTATAATCCCAATAATTTGCGTTACAAAAAATGGGGCCCCGCGCTTGTTGGAGGAGCGGGACCTGCTACTAACATTTTTTTGGCTTTGGTTTTTGGACTCGCGTTACGTTTTATTATGCCGCTTCCCGCAGGTTCCCCTCTCACCGGAGCAGTAATTGTATTTTTTGCAATAACATATATTAATCTCTTACTTGCAATATTTAACATGGTTCCAATACCTCCTTTGGATGGTTCAAAACTTATGTTCTCAATGTTTAATGTTCCGTATAAAACACGAATGTTTCTTGAACAGAATGGTTTCTTACTACTTTTGTTGTTTATATTTTTTGGCTTCAAGATTATTCTCCCCCTGATAGAAGGGGCATTTGTGCTTATAACCGGCATCAACTCGGGCACTTTTATGTAA
- the rpsL gene encoding 30S ribosomal protein S12, with product MPTINQLVRKSRKKPKKKDKSPALSRGFNALQNKPTSYQSPFKRGVCTRVTTVTPKKPNSALRKVARVRLTNGMEVTAYIPGEGHNLQEHSVVLIRGGRVKDLPGVRYHIVRGVLDTAGVEGRKTQRSKYGTKAPKE from the coding sequence ATGCCGACAATAAATCAATTAGTTCGCAAATCAAGAAAGAAACCAAAGAAGAAAGATAAGTCTCCGGCTTTGAGTCGGGGTTTTAACGCGCTTCAAAACAAGCCGACGAGTTACCAGAGCCCATTTAAACGTGGAGTGTGTACGCGTGTTACAACAGTAACACCCAAGAAGCCTAACTCCGCATTGAGAAAGGTAGCCAGGGTGCGTCTTACTAACGGTATGGAAGTTACAGCTTATATTCCGGGAGAGGGGCACAACCTTCAGGAGCACTCCGTGGTTCTTATCCGCGGCGGAAGAGTGAAGGACTTGCCCGGTGTACGTTATCATATAGTGAGAGGTGTACTTGATACTGCAGGAGTTGAGGGAAGAAAAACTCAGCGCTCCAAGTACGGAACAAAAGCACCTAAGGAATAA